One genomic segment of Desulfobulbaceae bacterium DB1 includes these proteins:
- a CDS encoding type III restriction endonuclease subunit R, with translation MTCEIHAREKIDQLLTQAGWLVQDVKDTNIFAAKGVAIREFPLKSGHGFADYLLYVDAKAAGVIEAKKTGTTLTGVEIQSDKYAHGLPDGLPAWAKPLPFCYESTGDETRFTNNLDPAPRSRQVFAFHKPEYLFEEAEKIPSQTAEATSGYLSRHSTLRGRLRTMPPLIEDGFWPAQIQAVKNLEKSLARDCPRSLIQMATGSGKTFTAISIIYRLIKFAGAKRVLFLVDRGNLGKQTLKEFQQYVSPYNNYKFSEEFIVQRLTSNTIDTTAKVCICTIQRLYSMLRGQELPEEAEDQSPHGLDSLFKEIPPLEYNPDIPIETFDFIITDECHRSIYNLWRQVLEYFDAFLIGLTATPSKQTFGFFNRNLVMEYDHERAVADGVNVNYDVYRIKTRITEAGSKVESGYYIDKRDRETRTTRWEKLDEDFEYDPNKLDRDVVAVDQIRTIVQTFRDKVLTEIFPGREYVPKTLIFAKDDSHAEDIVKIIREEFGKGNDFAQKITYRTSGGTPEQLIASFRNSFNPRIAVTVDMIATGTDIKPLEIVMFMRAVRSRSFFEQMKGRGVRIINQSDLQSVTPDARVKDHFIIVDCVGVCEMDKTDSRPMERKPTVSFEKLLQAIALGNTEPDVISSLAARMARIGRQITPADDRQVTLLSNGKTIEQLTAGLVTAIKPDNQIDRARQDNGGTEPSEEQIKQAGVKLIVEATRPLHNPALRNFLVEVKRKNEQIIDNISEDQVISAAFSVEALEKVKSMVQSFEQFLADNRDEITALQVLYSRPYKSRLRFADIKELAARIEKPPHHFRVDNLWDAYAALEKARVKGANAPHILTDLVSLVRFAMHQENELVPFPEKVEANFKAWLAQQEASGRKFTDEQRNWLIMIRDHIAANLGIETDDFDYAPFAQQGGLGKVHQLFGEELNVIIEELNEALAA, from the coding sequence ATGACCTGCGAAATTCACGCCCGCGAAAAAATAGATCAACTGCTTACCCAGGCCGGTTGGCTGGTTCAGGATGTCAAGGACACCAACATCTTTGCCGCCAAGGGCGTGGCTATCCGTGAATTTCCCCTGAAAAGCGGACATGGCTTTGCCGATTATCTTCTCTATGTGGACGCCAAGGCCGCAGGCGTCATCGAGGCCAAAAAGACCGGCACTACGCTAACCGGGGTTGAGATCCAGTCCGACAAATACGCCCACGGCCTGCCCGACGGCCTCCCTGCCTGGGCCAAACCGCTGCCCTTTTGTTACGAATCCACCGGCGACGAGACCAGATTTACCAATAACCTTGATCCCGCCCCCCGCTCCCGCCAGGTCTTCGCCTTTCATAAGCCGGAGTATCTTTTCGAGGAAGCAGAGAAAATCCCCAGCCAAACCGCCGAAGCAACTTCCGGATATCTCAGCCGGCATTCCACCCTGCGGGGCCGCCTCCGCACCATGCCGCCTCTCATCGAAGACGGTTTCTGGCCCGCCCAGATCCAGGCGGTCAAAAATCTCGAAAAATCCCTGGCCCGCGACTGCCCCCGGTCGCTGATCCAGATGGCCACCGGCAGCGGCAAGACCTTCACCGCCATTTCCATTATCTACCGGCTCATCAAGTTCGCCGGGGCCAAGCGCGTCCTCTTTCTGGTCGATCGCGGCAACCTGGGCAAGCAGACCTTAAAAGAGTTCCAGCAATACGTCTCACCCTACAACAATTACAAGTTCAGCGAGGAGTTCATCGTCCAGCGCCTCACCTCCAACACCATCGATACCACCGCAAAGGTCTGCATTTGCACCATCCAGCGGCTTTACTCCATGCTCCGGGGCCAAGAGCTCCCCGAAGAGGCCGAGGACCAATCGCCTCACGGGCTGGACAGTCTGTTCAAGGAAATCCCACCCCTGGAATACAACCCCGATATCCCCATCGAAACCTTTGATTTCATCATCACCGATGAATGCCATCGCTCCATCTACAACCTCTGGCGGCAGGTGCTGGAGTATTTCGACGCTTTTCTCATCGGCCTCACCGCTACCCCGTCCAAGCAGACCTTCGGCTTCTTCAACCGCAACCTGGTGATGGAATACGATCACGAACGGGCCGTGGCCGATGGCGTCAACGTCAATTACGATGTCTACCGAATCAAGACCAGGATCACCGAAGCAGGCTCCAAGGTTGAGTCCGGCTACTATATCGACAAACGCGACCGCGAGACCCGCACCACCCGCTGGGAAAAGCTCGATGAAGATTTCGAGTACGATCCCAACAAGCTCGACCGCGATGTGGTGGCCGTCGACCAAATCCGCACCATTGTCCAAACCTTTCGCGACAAGGTGCTGACCGAGATCTTTCCGGGCCGCGAATATGTGCCCAAGACCCTGATCTTCGCGAAAGACGACAGCCACGCCGAGGATATCGTCAAGATCATCCGCGAGGAGTTTGGCAAGGGCAACGATTTCGCCCAGAAGATCACCTACAGAACCTCCGGCGGCACGCCGGAACAGCTGATCGCCTCCTTCCGCAACAGCTTCAATCCCCGCATCGCCGTTACCGTTGACATGATCGCCACCGGCACCGACATCAAGCCGCTGGAAATCGTCATGTTCATGCGGGCCGTCCGCTCCCGCTCCTTCTTCGAGCAGATGAAGGGCCGCGGCGTCCGGATCATCAACCAGAGCGACTTACAATCGGTCACCCCGGATGCCAGGGTCAAGGACCATTTCATCATTGTCGATTGCGTCGGCGTCTGCGAGATGGACAAGACCGATTCCCGGCCCATGGAGAGAAAGCCCACGGTCAGTTTCGAAAAACTCCTGCAGGCGATCGCGCTTGGCAATACCGAGCCGGATGTGATCTCGTCCCTTGCCGCCCGCATGGCCCGCATCGGCCGCCAGATAACCCCTGCGGATGACCGCCAGGTGACCCTTCTTTCCAATGGTAAGACCATCGAACAGTTGACCGCGGGTCTGGTCACCGCCATCAAGCCCGACAATCAGATTGACAGGGCCAGGCAGGATAACGGCGGCACCGAGCCCAGCGAAGAGCAGATCAAACAGGCCGGGGTCAAACTGATTGTCGAGGCCACCAGGCCGCTGCATAATCCGGCGCTCCGCAACTTCCTGGTCGAGGTCAAGCGAAAGAACGAGCAGATCATTGATAACATCAGTGAAGATCAGGTGATCTCCGCCGCGTTTTCCGTCGAGGCCCTGGAAAAGGTCAAGTCCATGGTCCAATCCTTCGAGCAGTTTCTGGCCGACAACCGCGACGAGATCACCGCCCTGCAGGTTCTCTACAGCAGGCCCTACAAGAGCCGCTTGCGTTTTGCGGATATCAAGGAGCTGGCCGCTCGGATCGAAAAGCCGCCGCACCATTTCCGGGTTGATAATCTCTGGGATGCTTATGCGGCTCTGGAAAAGGCCAGGGTCAAGGGGGCCAATGCCCCGCATATTTTGACTGATCTTGTTTCCCTGGTCCGCTTTGCCATGCATCAGGAGAATGAGCTGGTACCGTTTCCGGAAAAGGTTGAGGCCAACTTCAAGGCCTGGCTCGCCCAGCAGGAGGCAAGCGGCAGGAAATTTACCGACGAACAGCGTAACTGGCTGATCATGATCCGCGACCATATCGCCGCCAATCTCGGCATTGAAACCGACGATTTCGACTATGCGCCATTTGCCCAGCAAGGCGGGCTGGGAAAGGTACACCAACTTTTTGGCGAGGAGTTGAATGTGATAATTGAAGAATTGAATGAGGCTTTGGCGGCTTGA
- a CDS encoding HNH endonuclease encodes MTTKQALSATNAKGRAITDALRDLELRQKTYREQALKIFPWVCAKCGREFSGKKLKDLTVHHKDHNHDNNPPDGSNWELLCLYCHDNEHSRFLESEWQDGPTIPGERPSSVTHNPFANLQSLLAGKTKDKK; translated from the coding sequence ATGACGACCAAACAGGCGTTATCCGCAACAAACGCCAAGGGCCGGGCAATAACCGACGCCCTGCGCGACCTGGAACTCCGGCAGAAAACCTACCGGGAACAGGCATTAAAAATTTTTCCCTGGGTATGCGCCAAGTGCGGCAGGGAATTTTCCGGCAAAAAGCTCAAGGATCTCACCGTCCACCACAAGGACCACAACCACGACAACAACCCCCCGGACGGCAGCAACTGGGAGCTGCTCTGCCTCTATTGCCACGACAATGAGCATTCTCGCTTCCTGGAATCCGAGTGGCAGGATGGTCCGACCATTCCGGGTGAGCGGCCATCATCCGTCACCCACAACCCCTTTGCCAATCTGCAGAGCTTGCTTGCGGGAAAAACAAAAGATAAAAAATGA
- a CDS encoding rod shape-determining protein RodA — protein MLRFDRRLLQHFDWVILLWLTLIAGMCLMNLYSAVYPGKPTGTPVYLKQLYYFIMGMGLILAIISIDYRHLMSWNYTIYGVTCLVLLYALVLGKTQMGAQRWIDLGFFNLQPSEPAKLMLVITLASYYSRMDTDKGFTLRELIAPITLTLVPFLLILKQPDLGTALMLGFIFVSLTLFVKLKWQTLSILLGVCASLIPFAWKFVLKPYQKQRIETFLNPEADPLSSGYHILQSKIAVGSGLTFGKGFLAGTQGHLDFLPERHTDFAFSIWAEEFGFVGSVIFLSAYFFLILWGLNSAVSSRDKFGTLLCIGVVSLIFWQAFINLAMVMGMLPVVGMPLPLFSYGGSSLLTTMAGIGILISVRMRRYQLPG, from the coding sequence ATGTTACGTTTTGACCGCAGACTTCTCCAGCATTTCGACTGGGTCATCCTGCTCTGGCTGACGCTTATCGCCGGCATGTGCCTGATGAACCTTTACAGCGCCGTTTATCCGGGGAAACCCACGGGCACCCCGGTTTATTTGAAACAGCTCTATTATTTCATCATGGGAATGGGGCTGATTCTGGCCATTATCAGTATCGACTACCGCCACCTCATGTCCTGGAATTATACCATTTACGGCGTCACCTGCCTGGTGCTACTGTATGCCTTGGTTCTCGGCAAGACCCAGATGGGCGCCCAGCGCTGGATAGATCTCGGTTTCTTCAACCTGCAGCCGTCGGAACCCGCCAAGCTCATGCTGGTCATCACCCTGGCAAGTTATTACTCGCGCATGGATACGGACAAGGGCTTCACCCTGCGAGAACTGATCGCACCCATTACGCTGACCCTTGTCCCCTTTCTGCTGATTCTCAAGCAGCCGGACCTCGGCACGGCGCTGATGCTGGGTTTCATTTTTGTTTCCCTCACCCTCTTTGTCAAACTGAAATGGCAGACCTTGAGCATCCTGCTGGGAGTGTGCGCCTCCCTGATTCCCTTTGCCTGGAAATTCGTCCTGAAGCCCTACCAGAAACAGCGCATTGAAACGTTTCTCAACCCTGAAGCCGATCCGCTCAGCAGCGGCTATCACATCCTTCAGTCAAAAATCGCCGTGGGCAGCGGGCTTACCTTCGGCAAGGGCTTTCTCGCCGGCACCCAGGGACATCTCGACTTTCTGCCCGAACGCCACACCGACTTCGCCTTTTCCATCTGGGCGGAAGAGTTCGGCTTTGTCGGCTCGGTCATCTTCCTGTCCGCCTACTTTTTCCTGATTCTCTGGGGATTAAACAGCGCCGTCTCCTCCCGGGATAAATTCGGCACCCTGCTCTGCATCGGCGTCGTCTCGCTCATCTTCTGGCAGGCCTTCATCAACCTCGCCATGGTCATGGGCATGCTCCCGGTGGTGGGAATGCCCCTGCCCCTTTTCAGCTATGGAGGCTCCTCGCTGTTGACCACCATGGCCGGCATCGGCATCCTGATCAGTGTCCGCATGCGCCGCTACCAGCTCCCCGGATAA
- a CDS encoding penicillin-binding protein 2, which translates to MPRIRRPLERINKIDEEELLVLKKRVDVATAVVIVFIAVLVARLWFLQIKKGDEYVKLAENNRIRIQQIQAPRGNILDRHGRVIITNRPYFNLLWTKEDAPNPDEVIKQLAQILNEDISALLDRVREAADQPRYMPILIKEDIDWKTLVYIENHHFDLPGVRIDAVPSRDYLYANMASHMIGYIGQISKKEMELPEYAEYRGGDPVGKMGIEKLFEKDLHGEKGHRYLEVDVLGFEQQELQHQDPLPGNDLQLTIDIDLQQTAEKALDGFGGAVVVMEVHTGKLLALASSPPLQLAEFIGGISSKNWQKHLNDPLRPLIDKTIQGQYPPGSTYKLITALGGLTEKIITPDTVFYCNGGLHVYNRRYGCWKNSGHGAVSLNRAIAESCDVYFYQVGMKLGVDRLAAYAQSLGLGRTTGIVLEHEKPGLVPTSAWKKEKKKERWQDGETLSVAIGQGFNLATPLQICRMTAAVVNGGKLYRPLLLETIKNPDGTTLKDVEPELLGEVLGTKSSLALIMQGMISTVNDRHGTGGSAKLDKILVGGKTGTAQVVRMAKFKSMTEDAMPRKYRDHAWFTCFAPADKPEIAVTVLVEHGGHGGSAAGPIAKKVLEEYFKEIIAAEEEAPAELEN; encoded by the coding sequence ATGCCGCGAATACGCAGACCGCTTGAAAGAATTAACAAAATCGACGAGGAAGAACTCCTTGTCCTGAAAAAACGGGTTGATGTCGCCACGGCCGTCGTTATTGTCTTCATTGCCGTGCTTGTCGCCCGACTCTGGTTTCTGCAGATAAAGAAGGGAGACGAATATGTCAAACTGGCGGAAAACAACCGCATCAGGATTCAGCAGATACAGGCTCCCCGCGGCAATATCCTGGACCGCCATGGTCGCGTCATCATCACCAACCGGCCCTATTTCAATCTCCTGTGGACCAAGGAAGATGCGCCGAATCCCGACGAGGTGATCAAGCAGCTTGCCCAGATCTTAAATGAAGATATTTCCGCACTGCTTGACCGCGTCCGCGAAGCTGCGGACCAGCCCCGGTACATGCCCATCCTGATCAAAGAGGATATTGACTGGAAAACCTTGGTGTACATCGAAAATCATCATTTTGACCTGCCCGGCGTGCGCATCGACGCAGTCCCGAGTCGTGACTATCTCTACGCCAACATGGCCTCGCACATGATCGGCTACATCGGCCAGATCAGCAAGAAAGAAATGGAACTCCCGGAATATGCCGAGTATCGCGGCGGTGATCCGGTGGGGAAAATGGGTATCGAAAAGCTTTTCGAAAAAGATCTGCACGGCGAAAAGGGACATCGGTATCTGGAAGTTGACGTGCTTGGCTTTGAGCAGCAGGAACTGCAGCACCAGGACCCTCTGCCCGGCAACGACCTGCAGTTGACCATCGATATCGATCTGCAGCAAACCGCGGAAAAGGCCCTCGATGGTTTCGGCGGAGCAGTGGTGGTCATGGAGGTGCATACCGGCAAACTGCTGGCCCTCGCCAGTTCCCCACCCTTGCAGCTGGCCGAATTCATAGGCGGCATTTCCAGCAAAAACTGGCAAAAACACCTTAATGACCCTCTTCGCCCCCTGATCGACAAAACCATTCAGGGCCAGTATCCGCCCGGTTCGACCTACAAACTTATCACCGCCCTGGGCGGATTGACGGAAAAAATTATCACCCCGGATACTGTTTTTTACTGCAACGGAGGACTTCATGTTTACAACCGACGCTACGGCTGCTGGAAAAATAGCGGTCACGGCGCGGTCAGCCTCAACCGGGCCATCGCCGAGTCCTGCGATGTCTATTTCTACCAGGTGGGCATGAAACTCGGCGTTGACCGGCTGGCTGCCTATGCTCAATCCCTCGGCCTCGGCCGGACCACGGGAATCGTGCTGGAACACGAAAAGCCGGGGCTTGTCCCCACGTCCGCCTGGAAAAAAGAGAAAAAAAAGGAGCGCTGGCAGGATGGCGAAACCCTGTCCGTTGCCATCGGCCAAGGGTTCAATCTTGCCACCCCCTTGCAAATCTGCCGCATGACCGCGGCGGTCGTCAATGGCGGCAAGCTCTACAGGCCCCTGCTGCTTGAAACGATAAAAAATCCGGACGGCACCACCCTAAAAGACGTGGAACCGGAATTGCTGGGCGAGGTACTCGGAACGAAGTCATCCCTTGCGTTGATCATGCAAGGCATGATCTCAACGGTCAACGACCGCCACGGCACCGGCGGCAGCGCAAAACTCGACAAAATACTTGTCGGCGGCAAGACCGGCACCGCCCAGGTTGTCCGCATGGCAAAATTCAAGAGCATGACGGAAGACGCCATGCCCCGAAAGTACCGGGACCATGCCTGGTTTACCTGTTTTGCCCCGGCCGACAAACCGGAAATCGCCGTCACGGTTCTTGTCGAGCATGGGGGCCATGGCGGATCAGCCGCCGGACCCATTGCCAAAAAAGTGCTGGAAGAATATTTCAAGGAAATAATCGCGGCAGAGGAAGAGGCTCCAGCAGAACTGGAAAATTGA
- a CDS encoding rod shape-determining protein MreD, producing the protein MAVLSYFLIAVLLLILQTSLLPSLPDWMGRPDPLFVLIVFVALRFDIYRGAVLLLLLGLIMDIFSGIFLGIYPVTYLLLFALLKAVARKLAIHETAHRFPLVLSCYLLVNTVLFTFATFLAPENELSWNWIKILLQMLMISLFMPPLFALFDALDSWLTPRRAVIFFQRPKSKNTFRE; encoded by the coding sequence ATGGCAGTCCTATCCTACTTTCTCATTGCGGTTCTGCTCCTCATTCTGCAGACGTCGCTGCTGCCGTCCCTGCCTGACTGGATGGGCCGCCCTGATCCGCTTTTCGTACTCATCGTCTTTGTTGCGTTGCGATTCGATATTTACCGGGGTGCGGTCCTTCTCCTGCTCCTCGGCCTGATCATGGATATTTTTTCCGGGATCTTCCTCGGCATTTATCCCGTAACCTATTTGTTGCTTTTTGCTCTCCTGAAAGCAGTGGCGAGAAAACTTGCAATTCATGAAACAGCCCATCGGTTTCCCCTGGTGCTTTCTTGTTATCTGCTGGTCAACACCGTGCTTTTTACTTTCGCCACCTTTCTCGCTCCGGAAAACGAACTTTCCTGGAACTGGATAAAAATTCTGCTGCAGATGCTTATGATTTCCCTTTTCATGCCGCCCCTTTTTGCCCTGTTCGACGCGCTGGACTCTTGGCTCACCCCCAGGCGGGCGGTTATCTTTTTTCAACGTCCGAAATCAAAAAACACCTTCCGGGAATAA
- a CDS encoding rod shape-determining protein MreC — MRKKKKTSKQLKLYLLFGSILTFILILIVSTVGRQELNAPQRLGLDLIGKGQYVVTTIADGIAGVWSNYIALLDVRDENEKLITELEKYKAMNIKHREAVATNVRLSKLLQMKETLPPPTLTAQIIGRDPSLWFRTIIIDRGSSEGVEKGMPVVTVEGVVGQILESSPNYAKVLLANDPNSAIDVLVQKNRVQGILKGNGGNGFNLLYVLKNADVEKGDIIVTSGLGDIFPKGLPVGTVSQVTKSKRGMFQKIDIEPAVDFSQLEFLLIIMHENSLAGRDLNSQYH; from the coding sequence ATGAGAAAAAAAAAGAAAACATCGAAGCAGCTTAAGCTCTACCTTCTCTTCGGTTCCATCCTGACTTTCATCCTCATCCTCATCGTTTCAACCGTCGGCCGGCAAGAGTTAAATGCCCCGCAGCGGCTGGGGCTGGACCTTATCGGCAAAGGCCAGTATGTCGTGACGACCATTGCCGACGGCATTGCCGGAGTCTGGTCCAACTACATCGCACTGCTTGATGTCCGTGATGAAAACGAGAAGCTCATTACCGAGCTTGAGAAATACAAGGCCATGAACATCAAGCATCGCGAAGCGGTGGCTACCAATGTCCGCTTAAGCAAACTGCTGCAGATGAAGGAAACGCTTCCCCCGCCTACCCTCACCGCCCAGATAATAGGCAGGGATCCCTCCCTCTGGTTCCGCACAATTATTATTGACCGGGGAAGCAGCGAGGGAGTTGAAAAGGGAATGCCCGTGGTAACAGTGGAAGGAGTTGTCGGCCAGATTCTTGAGTCGTCGCCGAATTATGCAAAAGTCCTTCTTGCCAATGACCCGAACAGCGCGATCGATGTTCTTGTCCAGAAAAACAGGGTGCAGGGAATCCTGAAAGGCAACGGCGGCAACGGCTTCAATCTTCTTTATGTTTTAAAAAACGCGGACGTGGAAAAGGGAGATATCATCGTCACCTCCGGCCTCGGCGACATTTTCCCGAAAGGCTTGCCGGTGGGTACCGTTTCCCAGGTGACCAAAAGCAAACGCGGCATGTTTCAGAAAATCGACATTGAGCCGGCGGTTGATTTTTCCCAGCTGGAATTCCTTTTGATCATCATGCACGAAAATTCCCTTGCCGGTCGGGATCTCAATAGTCAATACCATTAA
- a CDS encoding rod shape-determining protein (functions in MreBCD complex in some organisms) yields MFSPFDSLFGWLSNDLAIDLGTANTLVYVKGKGIVLREPSVVAVRKDHRSNKVLAVGKEAKMMLGRTPGNIVAIRPIKDGVIADFEVTEAMLRYFINKVHNRRTLVHPRIIISVPSGITQVEKRAVRESAESAGAREVYLIEEPMAAAIGAGLPITEPTANMIVDIGGGTTEVAVISLAGIVYAKSVRVAGDKMDDAILQHIKRKHNLAIGEHSAEVIKTTIADVMPEPPYETMDIKGRDLVSGVPKTLTIDSGEINLAIAEQVDAIIETVKMALELTPPELSADIVDQGIVLTGGGALLRNLDKRLKQETGLPIIIADDPLSSVVLGSGKALENIDVLKEVMVN; encoded by the coding sequence ATGTTTTCTCCTTTTGACTCATTATTCGGCTGGCTGTCCAATGACCTGGCCATTGACCTTGGAACCGCCAACACTCTTGTTTATGTCAAGGGAAAAGGGATCGTCCTGCGCGAACCTTCCGTTGTCGCCGTCCGCAAGGACCATCGCAGCAACAAGGTTCTGGCGGTGGGAAAAGAGGCGAAAATGATGCTCGGCCGAACCCCCGGCAACATAGTTGCCATCCGTCCGATCAAGGATGGCGTCATCGCCGACTTTGAAGTCACCGAAGCCATGCTCCGTTATTTCATCAACAAGGTTCACAATCGCAGGACCCTGGTCCATCCGCGCATCATTATCAGCGTCCCCTCCGGCATAACCCAAGTCGAAAAAAGAGCGGTGCGCGAATCCGCCGAATCCGCCGGCGCGCGCGAGGTCTATCTTATTGAAGAACCGATGGCCGCGGCCATCGGTGCGGGGCTGCCCATCACCGAACCGACAGCCAATATGATTGTCGATATCGGCGGCGGCACCACCGAGGTCGCCGTCATCTCCCTGGCCGGTATCGTATACGCCAAATCCGTCCGGGTAGCCGGCGACAAGATGGATGATGCCATTCTCCAGCACATCAAGCGCAAACACAACCTGGCCATCGGCGAGCATTCCGCCGAGGTGATCAAAACCACCATTGCCGACGTCATGCCGGAACCGCCCTATGAAACCATGGATATCAAGGGCCGGGATCTGGTTTCCGGCGTTCCCAAAACACTGACAATCGATTCCGGCGAAATCAATCTGGCCATTGCCGAGCAGGTCGATGCCATTATTGAGACGGTGAAAATGGCCCTGGAACTGACTCCGCCGGAGCTGTCGGCCGACATCGTCGACCAGGGAATCGTGCTGACCGGCGGAGGCGCGTTGCTCCGCAATCTCGACAAACGCCTGAAGCAGGAAACAGGGCTGCCGATCATCATCGCCGACGACCCGCTTTCGTCCGTGGTGCTCGGTTCCGGCAAGGCGCTGGAAAACATCGATGTTCTCAAAGAGGTGATGGTAAACTGA
- a CDS encoding UDP-N-acetylmuramate:L-alanyl-gamma-D-glutamyl-meso-diaminopimelate ligase, with protein sequence MTHGRQTAELLPELNYFPESTSRIHLMGICGTGMAAVAGMLKSRGYTVTGSDSHVYPPMSDFLAQCGIPIMEGYRPENLESRPDLVVVGNVITRKNPEALELARLSIPYLSFPQLLGHRFLADKKSLVVAGTHGKTTTSSLLATMLHGAGLDPGFMIGGIVQAFGKNFKVGDGLYFVVEGDEYDTAFFDKGPKFLHYQPHIAIITSIEFDHADIYADLEAVKESFRRLVAIMPPDGCLIACLDDPVVREIVAAAPCRVSGYGEGDGNEWRLVHVQCSRQGTSFSVLRKGESFGSFVTSMPGRHNCLNALAVIAVLDSLGLSPAVIRRELQAFTGVRRRQEVRGVVSGVTVIDDFAHHPTAVRETLAALRSVYAGQRLLAVFEPRTNSSRRRVFQQDYVGAFDAADLVLVKEPDALAAVPEGQRFSARELVDDLRSRGVDSHYFPGTDHILLHLAANLRAGDVVAILSNGGFDNIHERLLLQLESSRT encoded by the coding sequence ATGACGCACGGCCGGCAAACCGCTGAACTTTTACCCGAGCTTAATTATTTCCCGGAAAGTACCTCTCGTATCCACCTGATGGGTATCTGCGGCACCGGCATGGCCGCCGTGGCTGGCATGCTCAAAAGCCGGGGATACACCGTCACCGGCTCGGACAGCCATGTCTATCCGCCCATGAGTGATTTTCTGGCGCAGTGCGGCATTCCGATCATGGAGGGCTATCGCCCGGAAAATCTTGAGTCGCGACCTGATCTGGTGGTTGTCGGCAATGTGATTACCCGCAAAAATCCTGAAGCCCTTGAACTCGCCCGCCTTTCCATTCCTTATCTTTCCTTCCCGCAACTCTTGGGCCATCGTTTTCTGGCTGACAAAAAATCTCTTGTGGTGGCGGGGACTCACGGCAAGACGACAACCTCATCACTTCTCGCTACCATGCTGCATGGCGCGGGGCTTGATCCCGGTTTCATGATCGGCGGCATTGTCCAGGCCTTTGGTAAAAATTTCAAGGTGGGCGACGGTCTCTATTTTGTTGTCGAAGGGGACGAATACGATACCGCCTTTTTCGATAAGGGGCCGAAGTTTCTTCATTATCAGCCGCATATTGCCATCATTACCAGTATTGAATTCGATCATGCCGACATTTATGCGGATCTTGAAGCGGTTAAAGAGTCTTTTCGCCGGCTTGTGGCTATCATGCCGCCGGACGGCTGTTTGATTGCCTGTCTTGATGATCCTGTCGTGCGCGAAATCGTCGCTGCCGCTCCCTGCCGCGTATCTGGTTATGGTGAGGGGGATGGAAATGAATGGCGGCTCGTTCATGTGCAATGCTCACGGCAGGGAACCTCCTTTTCCGTTTTGCGGAAAGGGGAGTCGTTCGGTTCTTTTGTCACCTCCATGCCCGGCCGGCATAATTGCCTCAATGCCCTTGCGGTGATTGCCGTGCTTGATTCCCTGGGGCTTTCCCCTGCTGTTATCCGGCGGGAATTACAGGCATTTACCGGGGTCAGGAGACGTCAGGAAGTCAGAGGGGTCGTGTCCGGTGTGACGGTGATCGATGATTTTGCCCATCATCCCACCGCGGTGCGGGAGACCCTTGCCGCGTTGCGGTCGGTTTACGCCGGCCAGCGGTTGCTTGCTGTTTTTGAACCACGGACCAACTCGAGTCGACGGCGGGTGTTTCAGCAGGATTATGTCGGGGCCTTTGATGCGGCGGACCTGGTGCTGGTCAAGGAACCCGATGCCCTGGCCGCCGTTCCCGAAGGGCAACGTTTTTCCGCCCGGGAGTTGGTTGATGATCTGCGGAGTCGGGGGGTGGACAGTCATTATTTCCCCGGCACCGATCATATACTTCTTCATCTTGCCGCCAATCTCCGTGCCGGCGATGTTGTGGCCATTTTGTCAAACGGTGGTTTCGACAACATTCACGAACGTCTCCTGCTGCAGCTCGAATCCTCTCGTACGTAA
- a CDS encoding NADH dehydrogenase, with protein sequence MEQQSLLDLLYIAAFTLCGLGFGFGPLLIVYFFAPRGTRQIVNKTRIPIECGMLTIGPAWIRYGILYYLYALMFLAFDVDVLFLFPVAAVYNDFPGMRGFVEIVLFVGILSLAIVYAWNKGVFKWERKVYQQ encoded by the coding sequence GTGGAACAGCAATCTCTCTTGGATCTTCTTTATATTGCCGCTTTTACACTTTGCGGTCTCGGTTTCGGCTTCGGCCCCCTCCTCATTGTTTATTTCTTTGCACCCCGTGGAACCCGGCAAATCGTCAACAAGACAAGAATTCCTATTGAGTGCGGCATGTTGACCATCGGTCCAGCCTGGATTCGTTATGGAATTCTTTATTATCTTTATGCCTTGATGTTTCTGGCCTTTGATGTTGATGTGCTGTTTCTTTTCCCGGTGGCCGCTGTTTATAACGATTTCCCTGGTATGCGGGGTTTTGTCGAGATAGTTTTATTTGTCGGAATTCTTTCACTGGCGATTGTTTATGCATGGAATAAGGGAGTGTTCAAGTGGGAACGGAAAGTATACCAACAGTAG